A region from the Microcoleus sp. FACHB-672 genome encodes:
- the tsaD gene encoding tRNA (adenosine(37)-N6)-threonylcarbamoyltransferase complex transferase subunit TsaD: MGTVLAIETSCDETAVAIVKNRQVRSSIIASQIATHRQYGGVVPEVASRQHLEAINQLIAQAFQEANLNWQEIDGVAATCAPGLVGALLVGLSAAKTLAIVHQKPFLGVHHLEGHIYASYLSEPSLNPPFLCLLVSGGHTSLIHVKDCGNYETLGQTRDDAAGEAFDKVARLLQLGYPGGPAIDRLAAQGNPQTFPLPEGNISLPSGGYHPYDSSFSGLKTAVLRLVQKLQQEQDELPVSDIAASFQQSVARSLTKRAIACAISNGLNTIAVGGGVAANSGLRKHLQMAAGEHNLRVLFPPLKFCTDNAAMIGCAASEHLNRGHTSPLSLGVQSRLSLSDVMQLYQKSC; the protein is encoded by the coding sequence ATGGGAACGGTTTTAGCAATTGAAACAAGTTGTGACGAAACAGCAGTGGCGATTGTTAAGAATCGTCAAGTTCGCAGCAGTATTATTGCCTCTCAAATTGCCACACACCGGCAGTATGGAGGCGTTGTGCCTGAGGTGGCATCGCGTCAACACCTAGAAGCAATCAATCAACTGATCGCCCAAGCATTTCAAGAAGCCAACCTCAACTGGCAAGAAATTGATGGGGTCGCCGCCACCTGTGCTCCGGGCTTGGTGGGGGCGCTTTTGGTGGGGTTAAGTGCGGCTAAAACCCTGGCCATTGTCCATCAGAAGCCTTTTTTAGGTGTTCATCACCTAGAAGGTCACATTTACGCCTCCTATCTCAGTGAACCTTCTTTAAACCCGCCGTTTCTCTGTTTGTTGGTTTCAGGTGGCCACACGAGCTTGATTCATGTTAAAGATTGCGGCAACTATGAAACCCTGGGACAAACGCGTGATGATGCTGCCGGCGAAGCGTTTGATAAAGTGGCCCGGTTATTGCAATTAGGCTATCCAGGAGGTCCAGCCATTGACCGGCTAGCCGCACAAGGCAACCCTCAAACGTTTCCGCTACCAGAGGGTAATATTTCTTTACCCTCCGGCGGTTACCATCCTTATGACTCAAGTTTTAGTGGCTTGAAAACAGCCGTGCTGCGGCTGGTGCAAAAGCTGCAACAGGAACAAGACGAGTTGCCGGTGAGTGATATCGCAGCTAGCTTTCAGCAATCTGTGGCTAGGAGCTTGACAAAAAGAGCAATCGCCTGTGCGATTAGCAACGGACTGAACACGATTGCTGTGGGTGGGGGTGTGGCGGCAAACAGTGGACTGCGAAAGCATTTACAAATGGCTGCCGGCGAACACAATTTACGGGTACTGTTTCCTCCCCTCAAGTTTTGCACCGATAACGCTGCGATGATTGGCTGTGCCGCATCTGAGCATTTAAATCGGGGACACACTTCCCCCTTAAGCCTAGGTGTGCAGTCTCGGCTGTCGCTTTCAGACGTGATGCAGCTTTATCAAAAGAGTTGTTAA
- a CDS encoding Photosystem I reaction center subunit III produces MRRLLALILAIGLWISVAPTAFAGEPNVAGLVPCSESPAFQQRAQNARNTTSDPQSGQKRFERYSQALCGPEGLPHLIPDGRWSHAGDFIIPGILFLYIAGWIGWVGRAYLQAVRKTDSPEEKEIIIDVPTAIKYMLTGFTWPLAAIKEALSGELYAKDNEIPVSPR; encoded by the coding sequence ATGCGACGATTGTTAGCTTTAATTCTGGCGATTGGTCTTTGGATCAGTGTTGCCCCAACTGCCTTTGCCGGTGAGCCAAATGTGGCGGGGCTAGTGCCATGCAGCGAATCCCCTGCTTTTCAGCAACGGGCGCAAAATGCACGCAACACGACCAGCGACCCCCAGTCTGGACAAAAACGTTTTGAGCGTTATTCTCAAGCGCTATGCGGCCCTGAAGGGCTTCCTCACTTGATTCCCGATGGCCGCTGGAGTCATGCTGGAGACTTTATTATTCCGGGCATTCTCTTTCTCTACATTGCCGGCTGGATTGGTTGGGTGGGCCGCGCTTATCTCCAAGCGGTTCGCAAAACCGATAGCCCTGAAGAAAAAGAAATCATCATCGATGTTCCCACGGCAATTAAGTATATGCTAACCGGCTTTACCTGGCCGCTAGCAGCTATCAAAGAAGCCCTCAGTGGTGAACTGTATGCCAAAGATAATGAAATCCCGGTATCACCCCGCTAG